The proteins below come from a single Fastidiosipila sanguinis genomic window:
- a CDS encoding cation:proton antiporter — MITSLAIVLLLGIALSTLCRTLKIPHIMGLLLTGVLLGPFVWNLISGELLQLSPELREIALVIILLQAGLSLDLKDLKKVGTASIILAFVPATFEILAFVIFAPLLLNVTVLEGAIMGSVMAAVSPAIVVPKMVRLIEETYGVQRSVPQLIIAGSSLDDIFAIVLFTCFAGMEKSGQVNYLQLFDIPISIATGLVAGVLFAFVLNFVFNKARDLGHEFRSSQKMLLVLGVSFLLMAIESTLEGKIAFSGLLAIISMAVGLRTIAKRSTVDHLISKFGKTWVGAEIILFVLVGAAVDINYIAEAGFAAVLLILIALVIRCVGVFVSLVTTNLNMKEKLFCALAYLPKATVQAAIGSVPLSMGLSCGNLVLSVAVLGILITAPLGALAIDLSYKKLLEKSNVNEIEAEEKDRVNILKAVDKAKN; from the coding sequence ATGATAACATCGTTAGCAATAGTACTTTTATTAGGAATAGCTTTATCAACTTTATGTAGAACATTGAAAATACCTCACATTATGGGTTTATTATTGACAGGTGTTTTGTTAGGGCCTTTTGTCTGGAATTTGATTTCAGGTGAATTATTACAATTATCACCTGAGCTTAGAGAGATAGCCTTAGTTATTATTCTTTTACAAGCTGGATTATCTTTAGATTTAAAGGATTTGAAAAAAGTAGGAACAGCTTCAATAATTTTAGCGTTTGTTCCTGCTACATTTGAAATTCTGGCATTTGTAATTTTTGCGCCATTATTGTTGAATGTTACAGTTCTTGAGGGAGCAATAATGGGTAGTGTCATGGCTGCAGTTTCCCCTGCTATTGTAGTTCCAAAGATGGTTAGATTGATTGAAGAAACTTATGGTGTACAGAGAAGTGTACCCCAATTAATTATTGCAGGCTCTTCGCTAGACGATATTTTTGCTATAGTTTTGTTCACCTGTTTTGCAGGAATGGAGAAGAGTGGTCAAGTTAACTATTTGCAACTATTTGATATTCCGATTTCTATAGCTACAGGTTTAGTGGCAGGCGTATTGTTTGCATTTGTTTTGAATTTTGTGTTCAATAAAGCTCGTGACTTAGGACACGAATTCAGAAGTAGTCAGAAGATGTTATTAGTACTAGGTGTGTCGTTCTTATTAATGGCTATTGAATCAACACTTGAAGGTAAAATTGCTTTCTCTGGATTGCTGGCTATAATTTCTATGGCTGTAGGTTTGAGAACTATTGCTAAGAGAAGCACAGTAGATCACTTGATTAGTAAGTTTGGTAAAACTTGGGTTGGTGCAGAAATAATACTGTTTGTATTAGTTGGTGCTGCTGTTGATATCAACTATATTGCTGAAGCAGGTTTTGCTGCAGTCTTACTTATCTTAATAGCTCTAGTTATAAGATGTGTAGGTGTATTTGTCAGCTTAGTTACAACAAATTTAAATATGAAAGAAAAATTATTCTGTGCTTTGGCATATTTACCAAAAGCGACAGTCCAAGCAGCCATTGGTTCTGTACCTCTAAGTATGGGATTGAGTTGTGGTAACTTAGTTTTGTCTGTTGCTGTTTTGGGAATCTTAATAACTGCTCCATTAGGTGCATTGGCAATTGATCTGAGTTATAAGAAACTTCTAGAGAAATCTAATGTGAACGAAATAGAAGCAGAAGAAAAAGATAGAGTTAATATTTTGAAAGCAGTCGATAAAGCGAAAAACTAG